A window from Exiguobacterium marinum DSM 16307 encodes these proteins:
- the dusB gene encoding tRNA dihydrouridine synthase DusB, with product MAGVTNPAFRLIAKEFGAGLVCAEMVSDKGILLENTRTMRMLYVDEREKPLSLQIFGGSKDTLVKAAQYVDQNTNADIIDINMGCPVPKVTKCDAGAKWLLDPDKVYEMVNAVTKVVEKPVTVKMRLGWDDDHIFILDNVKAAQTGGAAAIAIHGRTRAQQYEGTANWDWIGEAKKVATVPIIGNGDIATPQDAKRVIDQYGVDAVMIGRAALGNPWMLYQTIQYLETGELPPEPQAREKIDICMLHLDRLSAIKGELTAVREMRQHAAWYLKGLKGSGPIRKRINETESREAFAAVLYGFVDQLERQLSEV from the coding sequence ATGGCAGGCGTGACCAACCCGGCTTTTCGCTTGATTGCGAAAGAGTTCGGAGCGGGACTCGTATGTGCGGAGATGGTCAGCGATAAAGGGATTTTGCTTGAAAACACCCGAACAATGCGTATGCTATATGTCGATGAACGGGAGAAACCACTCAGTTTACAAATCTTTGGAGGCTCTAAAGATACACTCGTCAAAGCCGCACAATACGTCGATCAAAACACAAATGCGGATATCATTGATATCAACATGGGTTGTCCCGTACCGAAAGTAACCAAGTGTGACGCCGGAGCAAAATGGTTACTCGACCCGGATAAAGTGTATGAGATGGTCAATGCCGTCACCAAGGTAGTCGAAAAACCAGTCACGGTGAAAATGCGCCTTGGCTGGGATGACGATCATATCTTTATTTTGGATAACGTCAAAGCGGCTCAGACGGGTGGGGCGGCGGCCATCGCCATTCACGGACGCACGCGGGCCCAACAATATGAAGGAACCGCAAATTGGGACTGGATTGGCGAGGCGAAGAAAGTGGCGACCGTACCAATTATCGGGAACGGAGATATCGCGACCCCGCAGGACGCGAAACGTGTGATTGACCAGTACGGTGTGGATGCCGTCATGATTGGACGCGCAGCACTTGGGAATCCATGGATGCTTTATCAAACAATCCAGTACCTTGAAACGGGAGAACTTCCGCCGGAACCGCAAGCTCGTGAGAAAATCGATATCTGTATGCTCCATCTCGATCGATTGAGTGCGATTAAAGGTGAACTGACAGCTGTACGCGAAATGCGTCAACACGCGGCCTGGTATTTGAAAGGACTCAAGGGCAGTGGTCCGATCCGTAAACGAATTAATGAAACAGAATCACGTGAGGCGTTCGCGGCGGTCCTTTACGGATTTGTCGATCAACTCGAACGACAACTGTCAGAAGTGTGA
- the folK gene encoding 2-amino-4-hydroxy-6-hydroxymethyldihydropteridine diphosphokinase, which translates to MIYIALGANIGERAAQLSAAIDEMERASLKVTKQSSVYETAPVGYTEQPSFYNMVVEVESSQSAAGLLETLQQIERELGRKRLFKNGPRTIDLDILFYNGEDIQSEHLTVPHPRMHERAFVLAPLTEIAPELVVKGRTVTSWLDALPEVDRQDVVRLQLLMNLVK; encoded by the coding sequence ATGATTTATATCGCATTAGGAGCGAACATTGGGGAGCGGGCTGCGCAATTGTCTGCTGCAATCGATGAGATGGAAAGAGCGAGTCTCAAAGTCACAAAGCAGTCATCGGTCTATGAGACGGCTCCTGTCGGTTACACGGAGCAACCGTCGTTTTATAATATGGTGGTCGAGGTAGAGAGTTCGCAGTCAGCGGCCGGACTGCTAGAAACCCTTCAACAAATTGAGCGAGAGCTAGGTCGAAAGCGCCTGTTTAAGAACGGACCACGTACAATCGACCTTGACATCCTCTTTTATAATGGGGAAGATATTCAATCAGAACACTTGACGGTTCCGCACCCACGTATGCATGAGCGTGCGTTTGTGCTCGCCCCGTTAACGGAAATTGCGCCGGAACTGGTTGTAAAAGGAAGAACGGTGACTTCTTGGCTTGACGCGTTACCGGAAGTAGACCGTCAAGATGTCGTTCGATTGCAGTTATTAATGAATTTGGTGAAATGA